A window of Sphingorhabdus lacus contains these coding sequences:
- a CDS encoding NAD(P)/FAD-dependent oxidoreductase, with protein sequence MSATIQRDLRTGRPLWLDQRLPSIPTQQLTRKVSCDVLVVGAGISGSIIAESLSDAGLKTVIVDRRGPVRGSTSASTALLQYEIDTPLSHLSDRIGLDRAERLWRRSRLAVDALRERTRALGIKAQQATRDSLYLSGNVLNAEGLAREADARRRAGFEVSFLKPAEVLENYGIKGRSAIVGRDNYMADPRLLAAGYLKSAIAKGAKLYAPVEVTDIESSKAGVVVQTADGVEIQCASLVIATGYEMLKGIPRKGNKIISTWVIATKAQPRKIWPTGCIIWEAADPYLYIRTTPKGHVICGGEDAEIADADERDALNEAKTARLTEKLAKLLPMIDPTPAYSWSGSFGDSETGTPTIGPIPKMPNCFAAMGYGGNGITFSMMAGQMLRGMISGDGDPDSDLVSFGRNF encoded by the coding sequence ATGTCAGCAACCATTCAACGCGATTTACGGACGGGTCGTCCGCTGTGGCTCGACCAGCGTCTTCCGTCCATTCCTACCCAGCAATTGACGCGAAAGGTCAGTTGCGACGTTCTGGTGGTGGGCGCGGGTATTTCCGGTTCGATTATCGCAGAATCGCTGAGCGATGCGGGATTGAAGACCGTCATTGTCGACCGTCGCGGACCCGTGCGCGGTTCCACGTCGGCGTCCACCGCCCTGCTGCAATATGAAATTGATACGCCCTTGTCGCACCTGTCCGACCGCATCGGGCTGGACCGTGCCGAACGGTTGTGGCGCCGGTCACGGCTGGCGGTGGATGCGTTGCGCGAACGAACACGCGCGCTGGGCATAAAGGCCCAGCAGGCAACGCGCGATTCGCTCTATTTGTCGGGCAATGTCCTCAACGCCGAAGGTTTGGCGCGCGAAGCCGATGCCAGGCGGCGCGCCGGTTTCGAGGTCAGCTTTCTCAAGCCCGCCGAGGTTTTGGAAAATTACGGGATCAAGGGGCGATCCGCCATTGTCGGGCGCGACAACTATATGGCGGACCCGCGCTTGCTGGCGGCTGGCTATCTGAAAAGCGCGATAGCCAAGGGAGCCAAATTGTACGCGCCGGTCGAGGTGACGGATATCGAGTCATCAAAAGCGGGTGTGGTCGTCCAGACCGCGGACGGCGTGGAAATCCAGTGCGCATCGCTGGTCATTGCGACCGGATATGAAATGCTGAAAGGCATTCCGCGCAAGGGAAACAAGATCATTTCCACCTGGGTCATTGCGACCAAGGCGCAGCCGCGCAAAATATGGCCGACAGGCTGTATCATCTGGGAAGCGGCGGACCCCTATCTCTACATCCGCACGACGCCCAAAGGGCATGTCATATGCGGCGGCGAAGATGCGGAAATTGCCGATGCCGATGAACGCGATGCCCTGAACGAGGCAAAGACGGCCAGGTTGACGGAAAAACTGGCCAAGCTGCTGCCGATGATCGACCCCACGCCCGCCTATAGCTGGAGCGGCAGTTTCGGCGATTCAGAGACAGGCACGCCCACGATTGGTCCCATTCCCAAGATGCCCAACTGCTTTGCGGCAATGGGCTATGGCGGCAATGGCATCACCTTTTCGATGATGGCCGGTCAGATGTTGCGTGGCATGATTAGCGGTGATGGTGATCCGGACAGCGATCTGGTTTCGTTCGGGCGGAATTTCTGA
- the secE gene encoding preprotein translocase subunit SecE, with protein sequence MAKTSPGEFIRQVRTEIGKVVWPTRQETVQTAIMVLIMTIILAFFFLGVDAVFAAIVKGLLSLAQG encoded by the coding sequence ATGGCAAAAACAAGCCCCGGTGAGTTCATCCGTCAGGTACGGACCGAAATCGGCAAGGTAGTATGGCCCACGCGGCAGGAAACCGTGCAGACCGCTATCATGGTGCTGATCATGACGATCATACTTGCCTTCTTCTTCCTGGGCGTCGACGCGGTTTTTGCCGCGATTGTGAAGGGGCTGCTGTCGCTGGCCCAAGGCTAA
- the nusG gene encoding transcription termination/antitermination protein NusG translates to MARWYIIHAYSGFENKVRDQILAEAERIGLSQLVEAVEVPTEQVTEVRRGKKIKAERKFFPGYVLAKLNMNDDVYHLVKNTPKVTGFLGAGNKPQPISEAEAARILNTKQELEAAPKKRVSVDYEIGDQVKVLGGPFASFNGLVEELDFDKNRVKVSVSIFGRATPVELDFEEVELMK, encoded by the coding sequence ATGGCACGCTGGTACATCATTCACGCTTATTCGGGTTTTGAAAACAAGGTCCGTGACCAGATACTCGCCGAAGCGGAGCGCATTGGCCTCTCGCAACTGGTCGAAGCCGTCGAGGTTCCGACCGAACAGGTCACCGAAGTGCGCCGTGGCAAGAAGATCAAGGCGGAACGCAAGTTCTTCCCTGGCTATGTGCTCGCCAAGCTGAACATGAATGACGATGTCTATCACCTTGTGAAGAACACGCCAAAGGTCACCGGTTTCCTCGGTGCGGGCAACAAGCCGCAGCCGATCAGCGAAGCCGAAGCCGCACGCATTCTGAACACGAAGCAGGAACTGGAAGCTGCGCCCAAGAAGCGCGTTTCGGTCGATTACGAAATCGGCGATCAGGTCAAGGTATTGGGCGGCCCGTTCGCAAGCTTCAACGGTCTGGTCGAAGAACTCGACTTCGACAAGAACCGCGTCAAGGTATCGGTATCGATCTTCGGCCGCGCAACACCGGTCGAGCTGGACTTCGAAGAAGTCGAATTGATGAAGTAA